Proteins encoded in a region of the Podarcis muralis chromosome 6, rPodMur119.hap1.1, whole genome shotgun sequence genome:
- the LOC114596746 gene encoding transmembrane 4 L6 family member 1, whose protein sequence is MCYGRCIKYVGYKLLILAVLCIVANILLYFPNGEIGYASHNHLSRYVGCLHGIVGGGILVLIPAFVLIGLENEGCFHGCFPHEHYGRNCALLASVVVAAVGILGAGYCFIISALALAERPYCYCTDDHSGCYPFLNTHGGYLCHEPRHIVTWNVTLFAILLVLSGIEIIICTIHIIRGCLGGACAVCHVHKETCPC, encoded by the exons ATGTGTTACGGGAGATGCATTAAATATGTTGGGTACAAGCTGTTGATTCTTGCTGTGCTCTGCATCGTAGCAAACATCCTGCTTTATTTTCCCAATGGAGAAATAGGATACGCTTCACACAATCACCTCAGCAGATACGTCGGCTGTCTTCATGGCATTGTAGGAGGAGGTATTTTG GTGTTGATCCCGGCATTTGTGCTCATTGGACTCGAAAATGAGGGGTGtttccatggatgctttccccacgagCACTATGGGAGAAACTGCGCA CTGCTGGCATCAGTCGTGGTGGCCGCTGTTGGGATTCTCGGTGCTGGATACTGCTTCATCATTTCAGCTTTGGCTTTGGCCGAAAGACCTTACTGTTATTGCACTGATGACCACAGCGGGTGCTATCCGTTCTTAAACACTCATGGAGG GTACCTGTGCCATGAGCCAAGGCACATTGTTACCTGGAACGTGACCCTGTTTGCCATCCTGCTTGTTCTGAGTGGGATCGAAATAATTATCTGTACCATTCACATAATAAGGGGCTGTCTCGGAGGTGCATGTGCCGTGTGCCATGTTCACAAAGAG ACCTGCCCTTGCTAA
- the TM4SF18 gene encoding transmembrane 4 L6 family member 18, which produces MGLQKCGGCLSCLLIPLALWSIVINILLYFPDGKALYASSNNLTNYVWYFEGICFSGIMMLMLAALLIFLDRDTFQKCCPSESCTRTYRRFISVVLALLGIAFSGYSLIISTLGLVQGPYCRTSAGWEYAFKDTAGRYLTDYASWSECSEPAYVVEWNIILFSILIALSGLQMLICFLKVIAELKRILCGTYSVFVQPALI; this is translated from the exons ATGGGGTTACAAAAGTGTGGCGGCTGCCTCAGTTGCCTGTTAATCCCCCTAGCACTTTGGAGCATTGTTATAAATATCCTGCTCTATTTTCCTGATGGGAAGGCTCTGTATGCTTCCAGCAACAATCTCACCAACTATGTGTGGTATTTTGAAGGAATCTGTTTCTCTGGTATTATG ATGCTTATGCTGGCAGCACTTTTAATATTCCTGGACCGAGACACCTTCCAAAAATGCTGCCCAAGTGAAAGCTGCACCAGGACCTACAGG CGCTTCATTTCAGTTGTGCTTGCCCTGCTAGGCATCGCGTTCTCTGGATACAGCCTGATCATATCTACTTTGGGTTTAGTGCAGGGCCCATACTGCAGAACCTCCGCTGGCTGGGAATATGCCTTCAAAGACACTGCAGGccg CTACCTCACGGATTACGCCTCCTGGTCCGAATGCTCCGAACCTGCCTATGTAGTGGAGTGGAACATCATTTTGTTTTCTATTCTGATAGCTCTTAGCGGCCTCCAAATGTTGATCTGCTTTCTGAAAGTGATTGCGGAGCTAAAGAGGATACTCTGTGGGACCTATTCTGTCTTTGTTCAG CCTGCACTGATCTAA